The window ATGCTGCACCAGCTGCTGGGCCGGCCGCGGCAGGGCCTTGAAGCTGCGCATGCAGACCACGAGCTGGCGCTGGGTCCAGGCATCGCGGATCCGCACCAGCCCGACCTTCATGGTCTTCATGGCCCGCCGCGCGGCGACCTCCGGCATCATCGCCACGCCGACGCCCGCCTCCACCATCTGGCACACCGCGTCGAACGTCCGCACCCGCGCCCGCAGCCGGATCCGCTTTCCCTGCCGCGCGGCATGGCTGGCGATATGGTCCTGCAACGCGCTGCCTTCCGACAGGCCGACGAAATCGCGGTCCAGCACCTCGCGATAATCGATCTGGCGGCGGCCGTTGAATGGATCGGCCGGCGGTGTCACCAGGATCAGGCGGTCGTCGCAAAACGCGAAGCGCTCCAGATTGTCCGGCACCACGTGCCCGGCGGCGAGCCCGATGTCGGCAACGCCGGAGGCGATTGCCTGGCCGATATGCGGGCTCTCGCGCTCCTCCACATTGATGCTGATGTTGGGGTTCTGGACCAGATACGCCGAGAGCACCTTGGGCAGGTGCTCCGACATGCCGGCGGTGTTGGACAGCATGTGGATGTGGGCCTTCATCCCGCGCGCATAGGCGGCGAGGTCGCCCTGCAGGGCCTCGATATCGTGCAACACGATGCGGGCGTGATCGAGCAGGCTCTCGCCGGCCGCGGTGAGCTCGACGCCGCGCCGTTCCCGCTTCAGCAGCGGCACGCCGAGCGCCACCTCCATGCCCTTGATCCGGGCGCTCGCCGAGGCCAGCGCCAGCGCCGACCGCTCGGCGCCATGGGTGATGCTGCGCGCTTCCGCCACCGCCACGAACAGCCTGAGATCGACCAGATCAAACCGCATGAAGACCTCCCGCACCTGGTTATTCGTATCAGCTAGCCTTCGGCTAAACCGAAGGTAACTTCCATAACCTCCAGATTGTGCCCTCGGCAGCGTTGGGTCAATGTGCGGCCTAGTTTTTGTCTTGACGCGTTTTCCTCACGCGAACCGGTATCCACTTCGCTCGAAAACGCTTTGTGCTGCCAGGAACACGTCCCAGCCATGTCCATCTCGCTGCTCGCTGCCGTCGTTGTCGTTTTCATGCTTGCCGGCTTCGTCAAGGGCGTGATCGGCCTTGGCCTGCCGACGGTGGCGATGGGGCTGCTGGCGACGCGGATGCCGCCGGCGCACGCACTCGCCATCGTCATCGTGCCGGCCATCGTCACCAATATCTGGCAGACCTTTGTCGGCCCCTATCTGCGCGACATCGTGCGGCGGCTGTGGCCGCTGATGATCGGCACGTGTCTCGGCATCTGGTCCGGCTCGGGGCTGATGACCGGCCCCTATGCGCGGTTCGGCACCATCATCCTCGGCATATTGCTGGTGATCTACGCCATCATCGGCCTGAGCAAGGTCCGCTTCAGCGTGGCCCGCCCGCATGAAAAATGGGTCGGCGGCATTGTCGGCGTGCTGACCGGCCTCGTCTCCGCGGCCACCGGCGTGCAGGTGATTCCTTCAATGCCGTTCATGCAGGCCATCGGCATGGAGAAGGACGAACTGGTGCAGGCGCTCGGCGTGTTCTTCACCACGGCGACCGTGGCGCTGACGTTCAACCTGAACGAAGCGGGCCTGATGACGGCTTCGATCATCGTGCCGGCGGCGCTTGCGATGGTCGCGGCCTTCCTCGGCATGTATATCGGCCAATCCATCCGCTCGCGGATGGACGCAGATTCGTTCCGCCGCTGGTTCCTGGTGGCGATGCTGCTGCTCGGCGTGTACCTCGCGGGAAACACCCTGATGCAGCTGCACACCGCGACATAAGCGAGAGGCGTCTGCAGCAGCGCGTAGCCCGGATGAGCGCAAAGCGCGATATCCGGGGCCCCGCGATACCTCCCCCGCATATCGCTATCGCTCATGCGGGCTACGGGCGAATACCTCAGATCAGCGCTGCTGCAGCATCGCGACCCGCGCGCCGAGATAGATGAACAGGCTGCCGAGCGCTCGGTTGATCCAGACCATGATCCGTTGCGACTGCTTGACCCGGCCGGCTGCGCGCGCAGCAGCCACCGCCATGCCGAAATTCCAGACCGTCCCGGTGGCGTTGAACAGCAGACCGAGCACCAGAAAGGCCAGTGGCTTGGACGGCGATGCCATGTCGACGAACTGCGGCAGGAAGGCAAGAAAGAACAGCGCCACCTTCGGATTGAGCGCGTTGGTCAGCGCGCCCTGCCAGAACACCTGTCGCAGACCGTTGGCCGCCGGCGCAGCATCGACCGGTGCGGCCCCACTGTTCGCCCGGGTCAGCACCATCCGAATGCCGATGTAACAGAGATAGACCGCACCGATCAGCTTGATCAGCGCGAACGCGGCCGACGAGGCCGCCAGCACGGCCGACAGGCCGACCGCGGCGGCGGCGATGTGCACCAGACAACCCACACCGATGCCAAGGGCAGCGGCCACGCCACCGCGCCAGCCGAGTTGAAGGCTGCGGCCGACGACATAAGCGGTGTCGGGGCCGGGAGTGATGTTCAGCAGCAGCCCCGCGGCGGCGAACAGCCAGAAATCATGAATGCCGAACACGTACGATTCTCCCTGTGCGTCTGCGATCGGATGCGACCGGCCTTATTTGAACAGCGGCGTGCCCGGCACGAAGGCATCGAACGCGGCCCAGAACTGCGCGCGATAACGATCCTGCTCCTGCAGGATTTCGTGCTTGGAGCCGGCGATCACCAGATGCGAGCCGGCGCGCAGATGATAGGCGAACTCCTCGATGGCCGCGGTCGAGACGATGGTGTCATGGCTCGCCGCCAGCATCAGGATCGGCTGGCGGATTTTCGAGGGATAATCCATCGCCCGAAAGCCGTGCATGGCGCGGATGGCGGTATCGGCCCAGGCGATGGTCGGCGCCGCGATGCCCAGTGTCGGGTCTTCTTCCAGGATCGCGGCATTGCGGGCGTAACGCACCGGATCGCTGGTGACCGGATTGCCCACGAAGGAACCGGTGCCGACGATATCATCGTTGCCGCCCGGCACATAACGGCCGCCCAGCCCGGCAAAACGCAGGGTGCGCAGCAGCGTGCGCACCGGAAACGAGGTGCTGCGGCCGGGCAGGTCGATCATCGGCGCCGACAGCACGACGCGGTCGAACCAGCGCTTGCCAGCATAGGCCAGGCGCAGCATCACCGCGCCGCCCATCGAATGGGCCAGCGCGAAATACGGCGGCGGACAATCCGGCAGCACCACCTGCTGCACGAAGGTTTCGACATCGATCTCGTAGTCGGAGAAGCGACGCACATAGCCTTTGCGCGGATTGCTCAGTAACCGCACCGAATGCCCCTGACCGCGCCAGTCGATCACCGCCACCGCAAACCCGCGGTCGCGCAGGTCGCGCACGGTTTCGAAGTATTTTTCGATGGTCTCGCCGCGCCCGGGGAAAACGCAGACGGTGCCCCGGCGATTGGCCGGAGGCGCCCAGCGCGCAAAGCGCAGCTCAGCGCCGTCGGGCGTCTTGATGGTGCCGCTGACGACATCATCGGGAACGGGATTGGCGGGAATCGAAACGAGCGTCATGCGGGCGGCCGGAACCGGGAAATTACTGAAAATCAGGGAATTTAACGCCTGGAACCAGGAGCCGGGCGGTCCCCTTGAACACGACGAACACCCTCCCATATCACCTTCGTGCAGGCCTCTCTAGGCTGCACGACAGATGAAAGCCCGGCCATCTGGCGGGCTCACCGCAACTCGCTCAATCGAGGAGAACTGCCTATGCGTACGTTTGATTTGGCCCCGTTTTATCGCTCCACCATCGGCTTCGACCGGCTGTTCAACCTGCTGGACCAGACCACCGCCGACGGTGCCCCGGGCTATCCCCCTTACAACATCGAGCGGACCGGCGAGAACGCGTATCGCATCAGCGTTGCCGTCTCCGGCTTCTCGCAGGATGAATTGTCCATCGTCGCGAAGGAAAACACGCTGACGATCAAGGGCGAGAAATCCGCCTCCGAAACCAAGGACCGATCCGAAGTGCTTTACCGCGGCATCGCCGCGCGTGCCTTCGAGCGCGTGTTCCAGCTTGCCGACTATGTGCAGGTGAGAAACGCCTCGCTCGAGCACGGCTTGCTCCATGTCGACCTGGTCCGCGAGATTCCCGAGGCCAAGAAGCCCCGGACGATCGCGATCAGCAACGGCAGCAAGGCCGTCGAGGCGCAGCTGGAGAAGGTCGCCGCGTAACGGCGCCTGAATTCGGCTCTGAATGCGGAAAGCGCCCCGGTACCCCCGGGGCGCTTTTTTCATCGTCGTGCCTGCTGAAAGATCAATCCAATCCCTGGACCGGCGGCATCTCCTGCGTCGGCAGGAGCTGCACCGACGGCTTGGCCTGGACGGACCTGGTATCAGCCGGCTTGGCATCAAGGACTTTGGCCTCGGCTGTTTTCGGCTGGGCCGGCGGCGCGGCACCGGCCGTGCGGGCCTCGGGTGTTGTGGTCGCGGTCACGGCCGGAGCCTCGGCTGGCTGCACAGGGGCCGGCGGCGTCGGAGACTGGTTCGGTGGCGTGCGGCTTGCCACCCGCGGGGCCGGCAACGGCGGCGATACGCGCGCATCGGCCTTGGGTGGTTCCTTGGGTGCTTCCTTGGGCGGCTGAGGCGATGCGGCAACCGGTGCCCCACCGGGCTCGGCACCACCTGCCGTCGTCGGCGCGAAACGCATCATCCGGCCGGTGTACGCATCCACCACCACGCGACCCTCTTGACCCTCCCGGCTGACGGCGGAAACCGTGTAGACTCTGCGCTGCCGCACGGCCGGACCGAGCGGCTTGAACCCCAGCGAGCGGACCATTTTGACCACCTCGCGCGACGGAACCGCGTCGTCATAGGCCTCGTCATCGAGGTATCCCCCGCGTACCGGCCCCGGCGGTAACGCGCCGTAAGGGCCGCGCCGCATGATCACGGCGTCGTCCGGATATCCCCATGTTTGTACTTGAATGGTCTGCGCCTGGACCGCGGTCGCGGCCAGAACGACCACCGATGCAGCAACCCACCCCGCCATCAAACGGCTCATCGCCTTGCTCCTGTGATGCCTCCCGGTGTCCCCGGTGTTATCCAGAGAAAGTCGCGGCTAATTCCGGCGGAGCTTGGGCCGGATCACGGCGCAACCGCCTAAATCCGGGGGCAAACTGGGCACTGTCCTTGCATAACCATGCATGGGAGCGAGGACTCTCATGCGCTTGTGTGATAGAAAAAAATTTGGCAAGGTCAAGGCTAGGACAGCACGGCTGTCCTTTTTTCCGGGAAACCGGCACAACGTCGACGACGCGGCGACGATGTGGATCGGCAGATGTCGGGCCAGCAACGGCCGGCGTCGAAAAAGCGTCTCCTGAAATGGCTCGCCCGGTGCGATGCGGTATCAAATGGTGCCGCCGCGCCGAAGCCGCGCCGAGATATACAGCAATACCGGCGTCTTGAAGGCGCTGTATGAAGAGACTTGTCGGGGGTGCGAGGGTGGACATGAGCGGATCAGGGTTCGAGCGCGACGAAATCAGTGCACAGGCGCTGTCGGCGGACTGCAATCCGGAAACGTCAGAACCCAAAACCCGTGAACACAACTGGCGTCCGCCGGCGGAAGGTCTCTACGACCCAAGCCTGGAGAAGGATTCCTGCGGCGTCGGCTTCATCGCCAACATCAAGGGCAAGAAGTCGCATCAGATCGTTTCCGATGCGCTGTCCATCCTGTGCAATCTCGAGCATCGTGGCGCCGTCGGCGCCGACCCGCGCGCCGGTGACGGCGCCGGCATCCTGGTGCAGATTCCACACGCCTTCTTCGCCCGCAAGACCCAGGAGCTCGGCTTCACGCTGCCGGGCCCCGGCCAGTACGCCGTCGGCGCCCTGTTCATGCCGCGCGAAAAGCCCTGGCGCGAGGTGATCAAGAGCATCGTCACCGACAAGATCAAGTCGGAAGGGCTCACGCTGCTCGGCTGGCGCGAGGTGCCGACCGACAATTCCTCGCTCGGCGAGACCGTGAAGCCGACCGAGCCCGCCAACATGCAGGTGTTCATCAGCTGCGGCGACTGCGCCTCGGAGGAGGATTTCGAGCGCCGCCTCTACATCCTGCGCAAGGCGATTTCCAACGCGATCTACCAGCGCCGCGAGCGCTCGCTTGCCGGCTACTATCCGGTATCGATGTCGTGCCGCACCGTAGTCTACAAGGGCATGTTCCTGGCCGACCAGCTCGGCAAGTACTATCCCGACCTGCACGAGCCGGATTTCGAATCCGCGCTGGCGCTGGTGCATCAGCGCTTCTCGACCAACACCTTCCCGGCCTGGTCGCTGGCGCATCCCTACCGCATGATCGCGCACAATGGCGAGATCAATACGCTGCGTGGCAACGTCAACTGGATGGCGGCGCGGCAGGCCTCGGTCTCGTCCGAGCTGTTCGGCGACGACATCGAGAAGCTCTGGCCGATCTCCTATGAAGGCCAGTCCGACACCGCCTGCTTCGACAACGGTCTCGAATTCCTGGTGCAGGGTGGTTACTCGCTGCCGCACGCCGTGATGATGATGATTCCGGAAGCGTGGGCCGGCAACCCGCTGATGGATGAGCAGCGCCGCGCCTTCTACGAATATCACGCAGCCCTGATGGAGCCGTGGGACGGCCCGGCCGCGATCGCCTTCACGGACGGACGCCAGATCGGCGCTACGCTGGACCGCAACGGCCTGCGGCCGGCGCGCTATCTGGTCACCAAGGACGACCGCATCCTGATGGCGTCCGAAATGGGCGTGCTGAAGATTCCGGAAGACCAGATCATCACCAAGTGGCGGCTGCAGCCAGGCAAGATGCTGCTGGTCGACATGGAGCAGGGTCGCCTCATTCCCGACGACGAGATCAAGGCGTCGCTGGCCAAGAGCCATCCCTATCGCGAGTGGCTCGACCGCACCCAGATCGTGCTGGAAGAGCTGAAGGATGCGCCGGGCAAGGGCGCGCGCTCCAACCTGCCGCTGCTCGATCGGCAGCAGGCATTCGGCTACACCCAGGAAGACATCAACATTCTGCTCAACCCGATGGCCTCGCTCGGCGAGGAAGCCACCGGATCGATGGGCACGGATACGCCGATCTCGGCGCTGTCGGACCGGCCGAAGCAGCTGTTCACTTACTTCAAGCAGAACTTCGCCCAGGTCACCAATCCGCCGATCGACCCGATCCGGGAAGAGATCGTGATGAGCCTGGTGTCGTTCATCGGCCCGCGGCCGAACCTGTTCGACCTCGAAGGCATGTCGCGCTCCAAGCGCCTTGAAGTGCGCCAGCCGATCCTGACCGACGCGGATCTGGAAAAGATCCGCTCGATCTCGGAGATCGCCGAATCGCATTTCATGTCGCGCACGCTCGACACCACCTTCCACGCCGGCTTCGGCGCCGCGGGGATGGAGCAGGTGCTGGACGAGCTGTGTGGCCGCGCGGAAGCAGCCGTCCGCGAGGGCGTCAACATCATCATCCTGTCGGATCGCATGACCGGCACCGACCGGATTCCGATCCCGTCGCTGCTCGCCTGCGCCGCCGTGCATCATCACCTGATCCGCACCGGATTGCGCACCTCGGTCGGCCTCGTGGTCGAATCCGGCGAGCCGCGTGAAGTGCATCATTTCGCGTGCCTGGCCGGCTACGGTGCGGAAGCGATCAATCCTTATCTCGCCTTCGAAACGCTGATCGCGATGAAGGACAAGCTTCCCGCCAAGCTCGACGACAAGGAAATCGTCAAGCGCTACATCAAGGCGATCGGCAAGGGCCTGATGAAGGTGATGTCCAAGATGGGCATCTCGACCTACCAGTCTTATTGCGGCGCGCAGATCTTCGACGCCGTCGGCCTGAAGGCGGACTTCGTCGCCAAGTACTTTGTCGGCACCCACACCCGGATCGAGGGCGTCGGCCTCGCCGAAATCGCCGAGGAAACCGCCGCTCGCCATGAAGAGGCGTTCGGCGACTCGCCGGTGTTCAAGAACGCGCTCGATGTCGGCGGCGAATACGCCTTCCGCACCCGCGGCGAGGACCACGCCTGGACCGCTGAGTCGGTGGCGGCGCTGCAGCATGCGGCGCGCGGCAACTCGCTGGATCGCTACAAGGCATTCGCCAAGATTCTCAACGAGCAGACCGAGCGGCTTTTGACCGTCCGCGGCCTGTTCCGCATCAAGAGCGCCGAGGAAGACAAGCGCAAGCCGGTGCCGCTGGCCGAAGTCGAACCCGCCAAGGACATCGTCAAGCGCTTCGCCACCGGCGCCATGTCGTTCGGCTCGATCTCGCGCGAGGCCCATACCACGCTCGCGATCGCGATGAACCGCATCGGCGGCAAGTCCAACACCGGCGAAGGCGGCGAGGAAGCGGACCGCTTCAAGCCGCTGCCGAACGGCGATTCGATGCGCTCGGCGATCAAGCAGGTGGCCTCCGGTCGCTTCGGCGTGACGACGGAATATCTCGTCAACTCCGACATGATGCAGATCAAGATGGCGCAGGGCGCCAAGCCCGGCGAAGGCGGCCAGCTGCCCGGCCACAAGGTCGACGCCACCATCGCCAAGGTGCGCCATTCGACGCCCGGCGTCGGCCTGATCTCGCCGCCGCCGCACCACGACATCTATTCGATCGAAGATCTCGCGCAGCTGATCTACGACCTGAAGAACGTCAATCCGGACGCCATGGTCTCGGTCAAGCTGGTGTCCGAAATCGGCGTCGGCACCGTGGCCGCGGGCGTCGCCAAGGCCCGCGCCGACCACGTCACCATTTCCGGCTACGAAGGCGGCACCGGCGCGAGCCCGCTGACCTCGATCAAGCATGCCGGCAGCCCTTGGGAAATCGGCCTCGCCGAGACCCATCAGACACTGGTGCGCGAGCGGCTGCGCAGCCGCATCGTGGTCCAGGTCGACGGCGGCTTCCGCACCGGCCGCGACGTGGTGATCGGCGCCCTGCTCGGCGCCGACGAATTCGGCTTCGCCACCGCGCCGCTGATCGCGGCGGGCTGCATCATGATGCGCAAGTGCCATCTCAACACCTGCCCGGTCGGCGTCGCAACCCAGGATCCGGTGCTGCGCGCGCGTTTCACCGGCCAGCCCGAGCATGTCATCAACTACTTCTTCTTCGTCGCGGAGGAAGTACGCGAGATCATGGCCTCGCTCGGCTTCCGCACCATCAACGAGATGATCGGCCAGAGCCAGTTGCTGGACCAGAATGCGCTGGTCGCGCACTGGAAGGCGAAGGGGCTCGACTTCTCCAAGCTGTTCTTCAAGCAGAAGGCCGCGCCCGGGGTGAAGATCTATCGCTCCGAACAGCAGGACCACCATCTCGACAAGGTGCTCGACCGCAGCCTGATCGCCGAGGCCCAGGTTGCGCTGGACCGTGGCGCACCGGTGAAGATCAATGCGGAGATCAACAACACCGACCGCAGTGCCGGCGCAATGCTGTCGGGCACCGTGGCCAAGCGGTTCGGCCATGAGGGCCTGCCGCTCGACACCATTCATGTGAAGCTGAAAGGCACCGCAGGACAAGCGTTCGGCGCCTGGCTCGCCCGCGGCGTCACCTTCGAACTCGAAGGCGAAGGCAACGACTATGTCGGCAAGGGCCTGTCTGGCGGCCGTATCATCGTCAAGCCGCCGGCCAACTCCGGCGTGGTGCCCGAGGAATCGATCATCGTCGGCAACACCGTGATGTACGGCGCCATCGAGGGCGACTGCTACTTCCGCGGCATTGCAGGCGAGCGTTTTGCCGTCCGCAACTCCGGCGCCATCGCCGTGGTCGAGGGCGCCGGCGATCATTGCTGCGAATACATGACCGGCGGCGTGGTGGTGGTGCTCGGCAAGACCGGGCGCAACTTCGCGGCCGGCATGTCCGGCGGTGTGGCTTACGTGCTCGACGAGGACGGCAGCTTCCCGAAACTGTGCAACATGGCGATGGTCGAACTCGAACCGCTGCTCTCGGAAGAAATGGTCGCCGAGAACAACTTCCACCAGAGCGGCGATCTCGAAGCGCACGGCAAGGTCGACGTGCTGGCCAACCTGACCGGCTTCGACGTCGAACGGCTGCACGTGCTGATCACACGTCACGCCAAGCTGACGGGCTCGGCCCGCGCCGCCGACATCCTCGCGAGCTGGAAGGCCTACCTGCCCAAGTTCCGCAAGGTGATGCCGGTGGAATTCCGCCGCGCGCTCAACGAAATGAAGAAGCGCGAATCCGAAGAACCGAAGATCGCGATCGGCGCGTAAGAGTCTGGGGCATACGTTTCTATGGGCAAGATTACAGGCTTCCTCGAAATCGACCGCAACGACCGCATCTACGCGCCCGTCGCCGAGCGGCTGAAGGACTATCGCGAGTTCGTCGTTCCCCTCGGCGAGAAGGACCTGCGCGACCAGGCCGCGCGCTGCATGAACTGCGGCATCCCCTACTGCCATGGCACCGGTTCGGTGGCGCCGGGCACGCCGGGCTGCCCGGTCAACAACCAGATCCCGGACTGGAACGACCTCGTCTACAACGGCAACTGGGAGGAGGCGTCGCGCACGCTGCACTCCACCAACAATTTCCCGGAGTTCACCGGCCGGATCTGCCCGGCGCCATGCGAAGCGTCCTGCACGCTGAACATCGACGACACCCCGGTCACCATCAAGACCATCGAGTGCGCCATCGTCGATCGCGCCTGGGACAATGGCTGGCTGACGCCGGAGATCGCACCGGAAAAGACCGGGAAGAAGATCGCCGTGGTCGGATCGGGCCCGGCGGGCCTCGCCTGCGCACAGCAGCTCGCGCGCGCCGGCCACGACGTCCATGTCTATGAGAAGTTCGCCAAAGCCGGCGGCCTGCTGCGTTACGGCATTCCCGACTTCAAGATGGAGAAGGGCATCATCGACCGCCGCGTGGCGCAGATGGAAGCCGAGGGCGTGACCTTCCACTACGGCAAGGCGGTGGGCGGTGCCGACGGCATCGACCCGCAGGATTTGCTGCGACTCTATGATGCGATCGCTCTCACCGGCGGCGCCGAAGCACCGCGCGACCTGCCGGTGCCCGGCCGCGACCTCGACGGCGTTCATTTCGCAATGGATTTCCTGCCGCAGCAGAACCGTCGCGTCAGCAACGAACCGCTCGGCGACATCACGGAAATCCTCGCCACCGGCAAGGACGTCATCGTGATCGGCGGCGGCGACACCGGCTCCGACTGCATTGGCACCTCGAACCGCCACGGCGCCAAGTCCGTGACCCAGCTCGAGATCATGCCGCAGCCTCCGGAGCGGGAAAACAAGGCGCTGACCTGGCCGAACTGGCCGCTAAAGATGCGGACGTCGTCGAGCCATCAGGAA is drawn from Bradyrhizobium prioriisuperbiae and contains these coding sequences:
- a CDS encoding LysE family translocator; this translates as MFGIHDFWLFAAAGLLLNITPGPDTAYVVGRSLQLGWRGGVAAALGIGVGCLVHIAAAAVGLSAVLAASSAAFALIKLIGAVYLCYIGIRMVLTRANSGAAPVDAAPAANGLRQVFWQGALTNALNPKVALFFLAFLPQFVDMASPSKPLAFLVLGLLFNATGTVWNFGMAVAAARAAGRVKQSQRIMVWINRALGSLFIYLGARVAMLQQR
- a CDS encoding LysR substrate-binding domain-containing protein; translated protein: MRFDLVDLRLFVAVAEARSITHGAERSALALASASARIKGMEVALGVPLLKRERRGVELTAAGESLLDHARIVLHDIEALQGDLAAYARGMKAHIHMLSNTAGMSEHLPKVLSAYLVQNPNISINVEERESPHIGQAIASGVADIGLAAGHVVPDNLERFAFCDDRLILVTPPADPFNGRRQIDYREVLDRDFVGLSEGSALQDHIASHAARQGKRIRLRARVRTFDAVCQMVEAGVGVAMMPEVAARRAMKTMKVGLVRIRDAWTQRQLVVCMRSFKALPRPAQQLVQHLRASASI
- the gltB gene encoding glutamate synthase large subunit; this encodes MSGSGFERDEISAQALSADCNPETSEPKTREHNWRPPAEGLYDPSLEKDSCGVGFIANIKGKKSHQIVSDALSILCNLEHRGAVGADPRAGDGAGILVQIPHAFFARKTQELGFTLPGPGQYAVGALFMPREKPWREVIKSIVTDKIKSEGLTLLGWREVPTDNSSLGETVKPTEPANMQVFISCGDCASEEDFERRLYILRKAISNAIYQRRERSLAGYYPVSMSCRTVVYKGMFLADQLGKYYPDLHEPDFESALALVHQRFSTNTFPAWSLAHPYRMIAHNGEINTLRGNVNWMAARQASVSSELFGDDIEKLWPISYEGQSDTACFDNGLEFLVQGGYSLPHAVMMMIPEAWAGNPLMDEQRRAFYEYHAALMEPWDGPAAIAFTDGRQIGATLDRNGLRPARYLVTKDDRILMASEMGVLKIPEDQIITKWRLQPGKMLLVDMEQGRLIPDDEIKASLAKSHPYREWLDRTQIVLEELKDAPGKGARSNLPLLDRQQAFGYTQEDINILLNPMASLGEEATGSMGTDTPISALSDRPKQLFTYFKQNFAQVTNPPIDPIREEIVMSLVSFIGPRPNLFDLEGMSRSKRLEVRQPILTDADLEKIRSISEIAESHFMSRTLDTTFHAGFGAAGMEQVLDELCGRAEAAVREGVNIIILSDRMTGTDRIPIPSLLACAAVHHHLIRTGLRTSVGLVVESGEPREVHHFACLAGYGAEAINPYLAFETLIAMKDKLPAKLDDKEIVKRYIKAIGKGLMKVMSKMGISTYQSYCGAQIFDAVGLKADFVAKYFVGTHTRIEGVGLAEIAEETAARHEEAFGDSPVFKNALDVGGEYAFRTRGEDHAWTAESVAALQHAARGNSLDRYKAFAKILNEQTERLLTVRGLFRIKSAEEDKRKPVPLAEVEPAKDIVKRFATGAMSFGSISREAHTTLAIAMNRIGGKSNTGEGGEEADRFKPLPNGDSMRSAIKQVASGRFGVTTEYLVNSDMMQIKMAQGAKPGEGGQLPGHKVDATIAKVRHSTPGVGLISPPPHHDIYSIEDLAQLIYDLKNVNPDAMVSVKLVSEIGVGTVAAGVAKARADHVTISGYEGGTGASPLTSIKHAGSPWEIGLAETHQTLVRERLRSRIVVQVDGGFRTGRDVVIGALLGADEFGFATAPLIAAGCIMMRKCHLNTCPVGVATQDPVLRARFTGQPEHVINYFFFVAEEVREIMASLGFRTINEMIGQSQLLDQNALVAHWKAKGLDFSKLFFKQKAAPGVKIYRSEQQDHHLDKVLDRSLIAEAQVALDRGAPVKINAEINNTDRSAGAMLSGTVAKRFGHEGLPLDTIHVKLKGTAGQAFGAWLARGVTFELEGEGNDYVGKGLSGGRIIVKPPANSGVVPEESIIVGNTVMYGAIEGDCYFRGIAGERFAVRNSGAIAVVEGAGDHCCEYMTGGVVVVLGKTGRNFAAGMSGGVAYVLDEDGSFPKLCNMAMVELEPLLSEEMVAENNFHQSGDLEAHGKVDVLANLTGFDVERLHVLITRHAKLTGSARAADILASWKAYLPKFRKVMPVEFRRALNEMKKRESEEPKIAIGA
- a CDS encoding glutamate synthase subunit beta, producing the protein MGKITGFLEIDRNDRIYAPVAERLKDYREFVVPLGEKDLRDQAARCMNCGIPYCHGTGSVAPGTPGCPVNNQIPDWNDLVYNGNWEEASRTLHSTNNFPEFTGRICPAPCEASCTLNIDDTPVTIKTIECAIVDRAWDNGWLTPEIAPEKTGKKIAVVGSGPAGLACAQQLARAGHDVHVYEKFAKAGGLLRYGIPDFKMEKGIIDRRVAQMEAEGVTFHYGKAVGGADGIDPQDLLRLYDAIALTGGAEAPRDLPVPGRDLDGVHFAMDFLPQQNRRVSNEPLGDITEILATGKDVIVIGGGDTGSDCIGTSNRHGAKSVTQLEIMPQPPERENKALTWPNWPLKMRTSSSHQEGATRDFAVLTQKFSGENGKVTSLHCVKVDAKMQPIPGSEFELKADLVLLAMGFVHPVHEGLLKTLGIDLDPRGNVRASTNDYRTSVSKVFSSGDMRRGQSLVVWAIREGRQCAASIDQFLMGSTTLPR
- a CDS encoding Hsp20 family protein, with product MRTFDLAPFYRSTIGFDRLFNLLDQTTADGAPGYPPYNIERTGENAYRISVAVSGFSQDELSIVAKENTLTIKGEKSASETKDRSEVLYRGIAARAFERVFQLADYVQVRNASLEHGLLHVDLVREIPEAKKPRTIAISNGSKAVEAQLEKVAA
- a CDS encoding sulfite exporter TauE/SafE family protein; translated protein: MSISLLAAVVVVFMLAGFVKGVIGLGLPTVAMGLLATRMPPAHALAIVIVPAIVTNIWQTFVGPYLRDIVRRLWPLMIGTCLGIWSGSGLMTGPYARFGTIILGILLVIYAIIGLSKVRFSVARPHEKWVGGIVGVLTGLVSAATGVQVIPSMPFMQAIGMEKDELVQALGVFFTTATVALTFNLNEAGLMTASIIVPAALAMVAAFLGMYIGQSIRSRMDADSFRRWFLVAMLLLGVYLAGNTLMQLHTAT
- a CDS encoding alpha/beta hydrolase gives rise to the protein MTLVSIPANPVPDDVVSGTIKTPDGAELRFARWAPPANRRGTVCVFPGRGETIEKYFETVRDLRDRGFAVAVIDWRGQGHSVRLLSNPRKGYVRRFSDYEIDVETFVQQVVLPDCPPPYFALAHSMGGAVMLRLAYAGKRWFDRVVLSAPMIDLPGRSTSFPVRTLLRTLRFAGLGGRYVPGGNDDIVGTGSFVGNPVTSDPVRYARNAAILEEDPTLGIAAPTIAWADTAIRAMHGFRAMDYPSKIRQPILMLAASHDTIVSTAAIEEFAYHLRAGSHLVIAGSKHEILQEQDRYRAQFWAAFDAFVPGTPLFK